Genomic window (Sphingomonas sp. S1-29):
GGGACCGCGAGCGGTGGGAAGCCTTTAGAAGGATTGCCAATCGTCCGATTCGGTCGCTGCCGGACGGACGAGCGCCGCCACCGCAGCCTTGGGCAGTTGCTTGACCGGTCCCGAAAAGCGGACCTGCGTCGCATATCCATCGACCACCGCGGCGGTCCCCACATTGAAGCGACCGGCATGTTCCGAAAGGCCGCGCACTTCGGTTGCAAGGTTGCGCGCAGCCGCCGAGGTCTCTTCGACCATCGCGGCATTTTGCTGGGTAGCCTGGTCCATCGTCGCGATCGCGGCGCTGATCTGCGTGATCGCGGTCGACTGCGCCTGGTTGTCGGTGGCGATGTCGCCTAGCAGGCTGTTCACTTCGACGACCCCGGTCGAGATGTCGGCCAGCGAGCCATCGACGCGGCGCACCGCCTCGACCGCGGTGATGATGTCGGTTTGGGTCGCGCTGAGCTGGTCGCGGGCACGGCCGGCCTCTTCCTCGGCGCGCATCGCCAGCGCCGAGACGAGATCGGCGACCACCGCGAAGCCGCGCCCGGCATCGCCCGCTCGGCCTGCCTCGACCGCGGCGTTCATCGCCAGCACGCGGGTCTGGAACGCGATCTTGTCGAGCCCCTCGATCACGCTGTCGATTCCCTTGGCGCTGTCCGACACCCGGCTCATCGCGGCGACCGCTTCCTCGGCGGTTGCACGGCCGTCGGCGACGGTCGTCATCGTGCCATTGGCGCGGTGCACGGTGCGCGTCGCGGCTTCGGCGGTGGTCTTGAGGCGGGTGTCCATCTGGATCACCGCAGCCGACGTCTCCTCGAGGTTCGCCGCATTGCTCTCGGTTCGGCGTGCGAGGTCTTCCGATGCCTGCGCGATCTCGCTCGATCCGGTGCGGATCGATGCGGTCGACTCGCCGACCGAGCCGATCAGTTCGCGCAGCGAGCCGATCGCGTCGTTGAAGTTGGACTTCACCGCGGCATAGCTCGCCGGGAAGTCGCGCGTGATCTCGGCCGTGAGGTCGCCCTCGGCGACGTCCGACAGATGCTGCGACAGCGTGTCGACGACCAGCTTCTGCTCGGCTTCGGCGCGGGCGGCGGCGGCGTCGGCTTGGTCCTTGGCCACCGCGGCGTCGCGGAATACCAGCACTGCGCGTGCCATGTCGCCCAGCTCGTCGTGGCGATCGAGGTCGGGGACGGTGATGTCGTGCTTGCCGGCGGCAAGATCGGCCATGGTGCCGGTCAGTCGCGAGACCGGGCGGGCGATCAGCTGGCTGAGCATGAAGGCGAGCCCAATCGCAATGCCGATCATCGCGATGCCGCCGATGATCAGCACCGTGACGGCCGAATTGATCGCGCTTTGCTGGCTTTCCGAATTGGTCTTGATCAACGCCTCTTCGGCGTCGCGGATCTCACGCAGCGGCAGTACCGCGGCGCTGGTCAGCACCGCCTTGCCGGCGGCGCGGACTTCGGCCTCCGCGCCTTCGCGCTCGCCGGCCTTGACGCGCGCGATCAGCCGGTCGCCCCAGGTCTTGCGCCAGTCGAGCGTCGCGGTGCGCGACTGCAGCAGCGCGGCTCGCAACGGCGCGTCGGTCAGCAGCGTCTCGAGCTCGCGCGACGCGGCATCATATTCGTCGCGCGCCTCGTCGTAGGACTTGAGGTAGCTCGGATCAGCCGTGACCAGGAACCCGCGCATCTGGCTGTTTTGCCGCAGCAAAGAGGTTTCCAGCGTCAACGCCTTGGAATGGATCGTCTGGCTGAGGTTGTTGCCGTCCGACGCGTTGCGGATCGACGTGATGTTCGCGAAGAACACCGCCATCATCGCCGCTGCCGAGACGCAGATGATGAGGAACGACAGCGCGAGTTTGCGCGGGATCTTCATGGATTTGAACATGACGGGATCTTTCGGTCGGTAGCTGAGGTCCGTGGGAATGCCCGACCGGAGCGCGCAGGCGCCCCGGTCGGTGCGCCGCGTCAGAAGGCGTAGCGCAGCGTTCCCGAGATGGTCCGGCCGGTGTAGGCGCGGCCGAGCGCGATGCCGCTGGCCGGAATCGTGCCTTGCGTGACATCGGCCAAGGCGAGCGTGTCGAACAAATTGTTGACGTTCAGCATCAACTGCACCCGCTCGATCGGACGGACCTGCACAAAGGCATTGACTAGCGTGTAGCCAGGCATTTTCAGCTGGTTGACGTCCTGCGCGAAGCTGCTCGTCGTGCCGATCACGTTCGCGCCGAAGGTGACATGCTTCAGGTCGATCTGCGGCGTCGCCTGGAAGATCAGGCTGGGCTGCCGGCGCGGGGTGTTGCCGATGATCGCGGCGCTGGTTGCATCGGCCGTGATCTCGGCGTCGGTGTAGGTACCGCCCGCGGTCAGGTTGAAGACACCATATTGTACGCCGCCTTCGAACTCGACGCCCTTGGCGCTGTAAGACCGGACGATGTTGACCGACTGACTTGAACCATCGGCATTGCTGACGACCTGCGAATTGCGTTCGCTGGTCTTGGCCTGGAAGGCGGTGACGTTGACCGTCAAGCCGCGCTGGCGGAACTTGACGCCGATTTCGGCCTGCTTGATCGTGTCGAAGCCGCTGTCGTCATTGAACAGCCCACCGCTGCTGTAACCAACCGCCGGCGTGAACAGGATCTTGTCGGCGGCAGCGCGGCCACCGCGGCTGTAGCGCGCGAACATCGCCAGCGGCTCGGCAATACGGAAGTTGATGCCGCCCGAATAGCTGAGATAGCCATAGTTGTAATCGACGCGACCCGGGCGGTCGAGCGGTAGCACGCCAGTCAGTCGTTCGGCCTGCGAAATCTGCCCATTGCCGTTGACGTCGAACGGTTGCGCGCCGGGGCCACGGCCAAGGAGCTCGGCACCGAACAGCGTGCCGGCGACCTTGCCGAAATCATAGCGGACGCTGCCGCCAATGGCGATCTTGCCAATGTGATAGTTGAGCGAGGCATAGGGCGCGTTGATCGCGTAGTTCACGTCGTAGCTGCGATGACCAAAGCCGCCGCTGACAGAGTAGGTGAGGTAACCCTCCTGCGTCACGGGTACGCCCGCTGCTGTCGTGATGTTGACCAGCGCCGCATTACCGCCGCCGCGCACGTCGGACAGGATGGTAGCGTAGTGCCAGTCGGTCTTATAGTCCTGCGACGACTTGTAGAAGCCGGCGGTGGTCGTCAGGTTGCCGTTGCCAACCTGCCAGACGCGGCTGATACGCAAATCGTTGGTGGCATTGTTGAGGCTGTTCGCGGTGCGATCGATGAACAGCGTCTGCACCAGCAGGCCGTTGCCGTTCAGCGCTGCCGGGTCGGTGATCGCCTGCCCGGTCAACGGGCCGGTGGCGTAGGATAGCCGCGCACCCGCGCCGCCGCTGGCGGCGGCCAGCGCCGCTGCCGATCCGACCGAGCGCGGGAAGTTCTGAAGCGACTTTCCGGACATGTCGGCAAAGCGGAACTTGTTGCTGACGGTCCACGCGCCGAAATCGAACTGCCCATCGAAGCCGATCGACTTGACGATCGCGTGCTGGCCGTCGCGCAAATCGCTGCGTGTCGGATTATTGTCGGCATCGAGCCCCAGGATGCCGGCGGTGTTGGGCGACATCAGCGTATCGGACTTGATGTCGAGGCCTGGCACACTGGCATAGACCGGCGCCGCATTGGTGCCGGTCACGCGCAGCGGAATCGCCTGGTAGGGGGGGGTGATGTCATTCAGATACTTGCCGTACACACGGACATAGCCGTTCGAGAATGTCTTGGTGATGTTGGCCTTGACCTGGCCGCCGCGGAAGGCGTCGAAGCCCTGGCTGCGCGGGCCTTCACCCTGGCGGAAGAAGCCGCCGACGTGGAAGCGCAGCGTGTCGCTGATCTTGTGCCCATAATCGCCATCGACGCGATATTCGCCGTAGTTGAGGCCTACCGTCGTCTGGACCGCGCCGCCCTCGACGTCGCCGGTCTTGGAGATCAGATTGAGCACGCCGCCCGGCGAGTTCGACGCAAAGGTCGATGCCGACCCACCGCGGATCGCCTCGACCTGCGCCACGTTGAGGTCGAAGCGCATGAACATGTCGGCGCCAAAGCCCTGCATGTCGCCGAATTCGAACACCGGCAGGCCGTCTTCCTGCAGCTGCAGATATTTGGAACCGGTGCCCGACATCGGCAGGCCGCGGATCGTGAAATTGGCGTTGCCCTCGCCGATCGCATATTCGACGCGCATGCCCGGGATGTTGCGCAGCGCTTCACCGAGCGAGCGCGCGCTGAACTTCTCGATCTCGGTCGCCTTCAGCGCACTGGTCGAGGTCGCGCTGTCCAGCCGGTCGCGGCCCTTGGCGACGCCGGTGGTAAAAGCCTCCTCGGCAGGCGCTTCCTTTGCGGCTTGTTCCGCTTGGGGATCGGATCGCTCGGCTGCCTGTTTGTTTGTGGCAGACTGCGCATGGGCGAGGCCCGGGACCAACAGCGCCATTGGCGCGACCGTAAGCAAGAGGCGAAGGCGGTTCACTGACTATCCAATTAAAGATCAACCAAGCGGGAACGGATCGAAATCAGGTGCAGCTTGCGTTGACAGATGGTTGAAACGAAATTTTAACTTAATGCGAAGCCTCAGCTTGCCCGAGGCTGGCATATCTCCATTATAGACGGCTGATCACCGGCGAGCGTTTTGGCGCGCAATCATTCGATCACCGACACTGATCCGTGCCATGTTGTTCAGGAACTGGGACAAGGCGGATAGGTGGCGGCGGTGATCGGCGGGCGGGCGATCCTCCCGGCCGGGGCGCGATGGCGCACCGGCCGGGCCGCGATCAGAACGCGTAACGCATTGTCGCCGAGAGGGTCCGGCCGGTGTAGGCGCGGCCGAGCACGACGCCGCTGGCCGGGATCGCGCCCTGCGTAACATCGGCGAAGGCGAGCGTGTCGAGCAGGTTGTTGACGTTTAGCATCAACTGCACCCGATCGGTCGGGCGGACCTGCACGAAGGCGTTGACCAGCGTGTAGCCGGGCAGCTTCAGGCTGTTGACGTCCTGCGCGAAGCTGCTCGTCGTGCCGATCACGTTCGCGCCGAAGGTCACATGCTTCAGGTCGATCTGCGGCGTCGCCTGGAAGATCAGGCTGGGCTGCCGGCGCGGGGTGTTGCCGACGATCGCGGCGTTGGTCGCGTCGGCGGCGATCTCGGCTTCGGTATAGGTGCCACCCGCGGTCAGGTTGAAGACACCATATTGTACGCCGCCTTCGAACTCGACGCCCTTCGCGCTGTACGATCGGACGATGTCGACGATCGTCGACGAACCATCGGGAAGGCTGGTGACCTGCGAATTGCGCTCGCTGGTCTTGGCCTGGAAGGCGGTGACGTTGGCGGTAAAGCCGCGCTGGCGGAACTTGACGCCGATTTCGGCCTGCTTGATCGTGTCGAAACCGCTGTCGTCATCGAACAGCGAACCGCTGCCGTAATTGACCGCCGGCGTGAACAGGATCTTGTCGGCGGCGGCGCGGCCACCGCGGCTGTAGCGCGCGAACATCGCCAGCGGCTCGGCAATGCGGAAGTTGATGCCGCCCGAATAGCTAAGGTAGCCATAGTTGTAATCGATGCGACCCGGGCGGTCGAGCGGCAGGACGTTGGCCTGACGCTCGGCCTGCGAAATCTGGCCATTGCGGTTGACGTCGAACGGCAGCACGCCGACCCGACCGCCGCCGAGCTCGAGACCGAACAACGTGCCGGCGACCTTGCCGAAATCATAGCGGACGCTGCCGCCGATCGCGATCTTGCCGATGTGGTAGTTCAGCGACGCATAGGGCGCGTTGACCGCGTAGTTCACGAGGTGGCCCTGAGGCGGCGCTCAATCTGTACTAGCGCTGCGCTGGTCTCTTCGAGGCTAGCGGCGTTGCTTTCGGTACGGCGAGCAAGATCCTCGGACGCCTGCGCGATTTCGCTCGAGCCGGTACGGATGTTGATCGCGCTGTCGCTCACCGCGGCGATCGTCGTCCGTAGCGACGACACCGCGGCGTTATAGTCCCGCTTGAGCAGAGCATAGTCACCAGGGAAATCCACTTCGATTGTTTCGGTCAAATTGCCGGCTGCAAGCGCTGTTAAGCTCTCGCCCAAACAAGTCGTGACTGTTTGAAGGATACGCGCCTGCTCGGCACGTTCGGTGGCAAGTGCCTCCGCCGAATGTTCTCGATCTATGGTTTGCCGGTCATTGGCGTTAACCAACGCAACGATACGCTGCGCCACCCAGATGAGCGTGGCTGCCTCGACAACAAGGACGATCGCATGAAAGGCGACCCGCGCCAACGAGCCGTCACCGGCAAACAACCATTGTGGCATAATCATGCCAAGCCCGAGATGGTGGACGGCAACGACGCCCGTTGCTGCGGCGAGTGCCTTCCAGTCGCAAAGGATCGACGCTGCTGCGAGCAGCGCAAAGAACAGCATGTGCAGGTCGGTCTGCCAGCCATACCCCTCGCTGATGAACAGCAGAAGCGCGGGTAGGGCGGCCACGGTAATGCTTACCGCCAAGCGGGCACCCGCATCGATGCGGCGCTGCGCAATCAGAACCCCCGGATAAACGACGAGCAAGAGCGCGAGCACCGCTGCCGGCCATTTGTCAGGCGTTGGGAGAAACAGCACCATGAGGCCTGCCAAAGCCGCCAAGGTAGCGATCAGGCCCACGACAAGGCGCATGCCCACATGACGAAGCTTCGCAAGACCGAGATCGGTATTCATGCAACGGTGCTCGCGGTAGTGCCACATCCGTAAAAGCGGAATGAAAGAAGCAGTGCGCCATGCTTCACGGCGGAAGCGATCAGTGCCGATCTCACACCGTATACGATAAACGAACCTTCATAGAAGCCGGGAGCCACAAGCCGGGCACCGGTTGGTAGCACCCAGCCCAAAGTTGATGCTGCAGTGCCAGGTCGCAGGGGTGCCACCAACATCACGCCTTCGGCGGGTGGCGCCAATGTTAGTGCAGCTATTCCGCCCACGAGTGCGCATTGGAGGATCATGCCAGGCAGCTGAAATCTACGGGTCAATCGATCCTCCTACTGGCATATCTGCGACGGCATGATGCTTCGCATGGTCGGCCCGCCGGGTGGCGCTTCCAATGGCGCTAATTGCATCTTAGGTCATGGCCGAACCAAGCGGCGCTAACAGGCCTTTTTTTAGTGCGCGTCGTCGCATCCCTTCTGCGAAAGCGTATAGGATCGCGCAGTCCTCCATGCAGACTCTGCTGCAGCCGGTAGATATGAACGCTGATCCCGACGTGAGCGATGTTGGCCGCCCAGAAGGGCGTCGAGCTTTCCATGCAGATCGATTATAACGTTCTGGCGTGGCATGGAGCTGACGTCCGCTCGCGGTTGGGAGATCGTTATGGCGCTTCGCTTGCGGAGAGGGCAGGCGTTTTCGACGGTTTCGACGAAAATTCATCGTTGGTTGAAGCGCTTGTCTCCGCCGCCGTATCTCACATGCTTGGGCAAATCGCGTCGGATTCGACATCCATGTTGGCCGACGGCCTTGAGTTCAGGATCGAACAGACGTTTTTTCCTGACGTTGTCCCGGGACTGATTAGCCAGGGGGGCTGCTTCAAGGTGGCCCCTTGGGCATGGTAAGGCTGTCCCAGCAATAATGCATAGGATTGGCGCGCCCGGAGGGAGTCGAACCCCCGACCGAGGAGGTAGAAGCTCCTTGCTCTATCCAACTGAGCTACGGGCGCGCGCCACCTTCCCCTAGCCGATTTCGCGGGGCGAGGAAACGCCGCGGGCGCACGCGAACCGAGCTTCGTGATGGACGTTGAGGCGGCTTGCCGTCGCCCGGCGGATCGCGGATGAAGCTGCATCGAAGGGGTGGGCGATGAGCGAGCAGGACAGCATGAAGGGGCCGGCGGCGATCCCCGCCGACAGGATCGGCGGCGGCGGCTTTCGCTATTTCGATTTCGTGATGGCGGCGTTCGTCACCATCCTGCTGCTGTCGAACGTCATCGGCGCGGGCAAGGTGTCGGCGATCGACGGCTTCGTGTTTGGCGCAGGGATCCTGTTCTTTCCGGTCAGCTATGTGATCGGCGACGTGCTGACCGAAGTCTATGGCTATGCCCGCGCGCGCCGCTGCATCTGGGCGGGGTTCGGCGCGATGATCTTCCTGGCGGTGATGTCCGCGGTGGTGGTGGCGATGCCGCCGGCGCCCGGCTGGGAGGGGCAGGCGGCGTATGAGGCGGTGTTCGGCGCGGTGCCGCGGATCGTACTGGCGTCGATCGCCGCGTTCTGGGCGGGCGAGTTCGTCAATTCCTATGTCCTCGCGCGGATGAAGCTGCTGACCAAGGGCAAGCACTTGTGGTCGCGCACGATCGGATCGACGGTCGTGGGGCAGGGCGTCGACAGCCTGATCTTCTATCCGCTGGCGTTCCTGGGGGTGTGGGACACCGCGCAGGTCTTCACCGTGCTGGTCACCAATTGGGGGCTGAAAGTGCTGTGGGAGGCACTGCTGACCCCGGTCACCTATGCCGTCGTCGGCTGGCTCAAGCGCCGTGAGGGGGTCGACGTGTTCGACCAAGGCACCGACTTCACCCCGTTCCGCACGCGGGTTTGAGGCCTAATCGTTCAAGCTGGCGACGATCGCAGCGTTCGCCGGTGCGAACGGGTTAACGATCCGGACGTCGTCGATGATGGCCCCGTCCTGCATGTCTTCGGTCAGCAGCGTTTCGGCGCCCATCGCTTTTGCCGACACCAGGATGATTGAGTCCCAGAGCTGCAGCTTGTGCCGCTGGGCTAACCGCGCCCCGGCGATGACGTGTTCGGGCTGGGTCGGCGACGTGGCGAAGAGCAAGGACCAATCGGCTGCCAATCCTATGGCTTCTTCATAGGCGGCCGCATTCTTGCGGCGGACGACGTTGAGGAATTCGCCGATCACCTGGCTGGTAAGCACCAACAGCAAGCCGTCGGCGCGGCTTATGATGTCGAGCGCGATATCGCGTTTCTGTCGTTCGCCACGATCCAGCGCATAGACCAGGACGTTCGAATCCAGCGAGTATCTCAAAGCGCGACGTCACCATATTTGTCATCTTCGGTGATCGTCCCGGCCTCCAGCACGAAACCGCGGCGCATCGTATCGATCATTCGCTTGTTGGCGGCATTCCACTCGGCATCGCTTGCACCGCGCCGTGGCCGAAGCTCTACGATCGTGCGGTTGTTCTGCGTGACCTCGATCACCTCGCCCTTGGCCGCGCGATCGATGAGCTGGGCGATGTTTTGCTTGAACTCGGTGATGGATATAGCCGTCATCGTTCGATTCTCCGGACGGCTTCAGTGTATCGATCGCCCTATATTACGCAATCGCGGCGAGCAGGCCTTCGAACAGGCGGCGGCCATCGGTGCCGCCATGCGCGGCTTCGATCCGGCGTTCGGGGTGCGGCATCATGCCCAGCACATTGCCGCGTTCGTTGAGCACGCCGGCGATGTCGCGCGCCGAGCCGTTGACGTCCTCGGCATAGCGGAAGGCGACGCGGCCTTCGCCCTCGAGCCGGTCGAGCGTCTCGGCGTCGGCGAAGTAGTTGCCGTCGTGGTGCGCAACGGGGACGGTGATCGCTTCGCCCGCGTCATAGCCGCGGGTGAAGATCGACTGGTCGTTGGCGACGCTCAGCCGCGCGTCGCGGCAGACGAAATCGAGCCCGGCATTGCGCATCAGCGCGCCGGGCAGCAGTCCGGTCTCGGTGAGGATCTGGAAGCCGTTGCAGATGCCGAGTACCGGCATCCCGTGTTCGGCTGCCGCATGGACCGCAGCGACGATCGGCGAGCGCGCGGCGATCGCGCCGCAGCGCAGATAGTCGCCATAGGAAAAGCCGCCGGGCACCGCGACCAGGCCGATGCCATCGGGCAAATCGGTGTCGCCGTGCCACACCATCGTCGGCGCCACCCCGGTCACGTCGTGGAGCGCGGTCGCGATGTCGCGGTCGCAATTCGATCCGGGGAAGACGATGACCGCGGTCTTCATGCCAGCTTCTCGACCCGATAATTCTCGATCACCGTGTTGGCGAGCAGCTTGCGGCACATATCGTCGATCGCCTGATCGCTGGTGTCGTCGGCGACGTCGAGTTCGAACAATTTGCCCGCGCGGACATCGGCGACGCCGGCAAAGCCGAGCGACCCCAGCGCGTGCTGGATCGCCTTGCCCTGCGGATCGAGGACGCCCGATTTGAGCGTGACGATGATGCGAAGCTTCATGGGGTGCGCCTTCGGGTGATGCGGAATGTCGCGGTCGCTATGCCGCGATGGGGCCGGGGCTGCAAGCGAGCAGCCCGTTCGTCTCGTGCGCGGCCGGGCAAGCGCGGGGCTTATCCGGCAGCGGTTTCTCGACTTCGCTCGAAACGAACGGGTTATTGGGCCGTTGTTATGGCGTTATTTGCCCCGGCGCTTGCGGTGAGTTTCGAGGTCGAGCACCGCCGAATCGGCGTCTTCGGGCAGCAGGCCCAGGCGGCGCGCGACTTCCTGATAGGCTTCGACTTCGCCGCCAAGATCGCGGCGGAAGCGGTCCTTGTCGAGCTTTTCGCCGGTGGTCATGTCCCACAACCGGCAATTATCGGGGCTGATCTCGTCGGCCAGGATGATCCGGCTGTAATCATTGTCCCAGATGCGGCCGAATTCGAGCTTGAAGTCGACCAGCCGGATGCCGATCCCGGCGAACAGCCCCGACAGGAAGTCGTTCACACGGATCGCCAGGTCGGCGATGTCGTGCAATTCTTCCTGCGCGGCCCAGCCGAAGCACAGGATATGCTCTTCGGTGACCAGCGGGTCGCCGAGCGCATCGTCCTTAAGGCAATATTCGATGATCGTGCGCGGCAGCTGGGTGCCTTCCTCGATCCCCAAGCGCTTCGACATCGATCCGGCGGCGACGTTGCGCACGACGACTTCGATCGGCACGATCTCGACCTGGCGGATCAGCTGCTCGCGCATGTTGAGGCGGCGCAGGAAATGCGTCGGGACCCCGATATTGCCGAGCAAGGTGAAGACATGCTCGGAAATTCGGTTGTTCAGCACGCCCTTGCCGCTGATCGTGCCCTTTTTCTGCGCGTTGAACGCAGTGGCATCGTCCTTGAAATACTGGATCAGCGTGCCAGGCTCGGGACCCTCGTAAAGGATCTTGGCCTTGCCCTCATAGATTTGGCGGCGGCGTGCCATGGGCGGAACCCCTGAAAATGAGAGACCCCGGCGGCGCTCGGCTTTCGCCGCGCGTGCCGGGGCATGTTGACCGCGCATATATCGAAACGAATGCGGCGGCGCAATCAATCGTGCCGAAGGACTTGGGCGAGCACTTCGCCCGCGCGGACGATGTCGGCATAGCCGATATAGAGCGGGGTCAGGCCGAAGCGAAGAATGTCGGGATCGCGGAAATCGCCGATCACCCCTGCGTCGATCAGCCGGGCGATGATCGCGCGGGCATCGCGATGGCGAAAGGCAATGTGGCTGCCGCGCTGGCCGGCATCGCGCGGCGAGACGCATTCGAGGCCGAGCGCATCGCCGATGCCGACGAAGACGTCGAACAGCGCCGCGCTCTTGGCGGCGAGCGAATCGATCGAGACGTCGGCGATCGAATCGAGCCCGGCCTCGAGCGCGCCCATCGCCAGCATCGCGGGGGTGCCGGTGCGCCAGCGTTCCATGCCGGGGCCGGCTTCATAGGGATCGGCGAAACCAAACGGGTCGGCATGGCCCATCCAGCCCGAGATCGGATTGTGGAACCCCGCCTGATGCCGCTTGGCGACGTACAAAAATGCGGGCGCGCCGGGGCCGCCGTTGAGGAATTTATAGCCGCAGCCGACCGCGCAATCGGCATTGGCTTGGGTGAGATCGACCGGCACCGCGCCGGTGCTGTGGCTCAGATCCCAGCAGATCAGCGCGCCGGCATCGTGCGCGCGGGCGGTCCAGGCGGGCATGTCGAAGCGCTGCGACGTCTTGTAATGGACATGCGTCAGCAGCACGAGCGCGGTGCGCTCGTCGATCGCTTCGGCCAGCGTTTCGCGCGGCACCGCGCGCAGCGTTGCGCCGGGGACGCAGGCGACCGCGCCCTCGGCAATGTGCAGGTCGGAGGGGAAATTGCCCGCCTCGCTCACGATTACCGTGCGCGTCGGATCATGACGGAGCGCCGCCACGATCAGCTTGAAGAGATTGGTCGAGGTCGAATCGGCGACGAGCATTTCGTCCGCCTCGGCGCCGATCCAGCGCGCGAGCTTGCCGCCGATCCGCGCCGGGCTGTCCATCCAGCCCTCGCCCCAACTGCGAATCAGCCGGTCGCCCCATTGGCGCTCGAGCAGGTCGGTCTGCGCGGCGATCGTCGCGCGCGGCAGCGGCCCGAGCGAATTGCCGTCTAGATAGATGACGCCTTCGGGCAGCACGAACCGATCGCGCAGATCGCGCAGCGGATCGGCGGGGTCGCGCGCGCGGGCTTCGTCGAGCGTCATCATGGCTTGAGTGCCTTGCGGATCGCGCGCTTGGCTTGGCCCCAGGCGGCGGTTTCGGGCGCGATCAGTTCGACATGGCCGGTGCCGGGCACGATCGTCAGCGTCGCATTATCGCCGGCGGCGCGCGCCGCGGCGTCGAAGCCCTGCGGCAGGCGGATCGGAATGATCCGATCCTCGCGCCCGACGATTTGGGTGTGCGGCACGCCGATCGGCAACAGGCGCGGGACCGAGGTGTCGGCATAGACGTCGCGGCGTTCGGTGGGCGAGGGGCCGACCAGCTTGCCCACCACTTCGGTGCCGCAGCCATTGTCGGTGGCGGCGGCGGTGGCTTCGAGATCGGGCAACCCGCCCAGGCTGACGACATGCGCGATCGGCGGCGGATCGGCGGTGCGCAGCGCGCTGCCGGTGGGGAGCTTC
Coding sequences:
- the kynU gene encoding kynureninase, coding for MTLDEARARDPADPLRDLRDRFVLPEGVIYLDGNSLGPLPRATIAAQTDLLERQWGDRLIRSWGEGWMDSPARIGGKLARWIGAEADEMLVADSTSTNLFKLIVAALRHDPTRTVIVSEAGNFPSDLHIAEGAVACVPGATLRAVPRETLAEAIDERTALVLLTHVHYKTSQRFDMPAWTARAHDAGALICWDLSHSTGAVPVDLTQANADCAVGCGYKFLNGGPGAPAFLYVAKRHQAGFHNPISGWMGHADPFGFADPYEAGPGMERWRTGTPAMLAMGALEAGLDSIADVSIDSLAAKSAALFDVFVGIGDALGLECVSPRDAGQRGSHIAFRHRDARAIIARLIDAGVIGDFRDPDILRFGLTPLYIGYADIVRAGEVLAQVLRHD
- the purS gene encoding phosphoribosylformylglycinamidine synthase subunit PurS, translating into MKLRIIVTLKSGVLDPQGKAIQHALGSLGFAGVADVRAGKLFELDVADDTSDQAIDDMCRKLLANTVIENYRVEKLA
- the purC gene encoding phosphoribosylaminoimidazolesuccinocarboxamide synthase, with product MARRRQIYEGKAKILYEGPEPGTLIQYFKDDATAFNAQKKGTISGKGVLNNRISEHVFTLLGNIGVPTHFLRRLNMREQLIRQVEIVPIEVVVRNVAAGSMSKRLGIEEGTQLPRTIIEYCLKDDALGDPLVTEEHILCFGWAAQEELHDIADLAIRVNDFLSGLFAGIGIRLVDFKLEFGRIWDNDYSRIILADEISPDNCRLWDMTTGEKLDKDRFRRDLGGEVEAYQEVARRLGLLPEDADSAVLDLETHRKRRGK
- the purQ gene encoding phosphoribosylformylglycinamidine synthase subunit PurQ, translating into MKTAVIVFPGSNCDRDIATALHDVTGVAPTMVWHGDTDLPDGIGLVAVPGGFSYGDYLRCGAIAARSPIVAAVHAAAEHGMPVLGICNGFQILTETGLLPGALMRNAGLDFVCRDARLSVANDQSIFTRGYDAGEAITVPVAHHDGNYFADAETLDRLEGEGRVAFRYAEDVNGSARDIAGVLNERGNVLGMMPHPERRIEAAHGGTDGRRLFEGLLAAIA